The following coding sequences are from one Odontesthes bonariensis isolate fOdoBon6 chromosome 10, fOdoBon6.hap1, whole genome shotgun sequence window:
- the prpf6 gene encoding pre-mRNA-processing factor 6, producing MVGVTMAATATKQATKIVNKTSAGGTGAAGGSGAPPIMPLASPLMGKKKKPFLGMPAPLGYVPGLGRGATGFTTRSDIGPARDANDPVDDRHAPPGKRTVGDQMKKNQDDDDEDLNDTNYDEFNGYAGSLFSSGPYEKDDEEADAIYAALDKRMDERRKERRELREKEEIEKYRMERPKIQQQFSDLKRKLAEVSEEEWLSIPEVGDARNKRQRNPRYEKLTPVPDSFFSKHLQSGDNHTSVDPLQGLGGLNTPYPGSMTPGLMTPGTGELDMRKIGQARNTLMDMRLSQVSDSVSGQTVVDPKGYLTDLNSMIPTYGGDISDIKKARLLLKSVRETNPHHPPAWIASARLEEVTGKLQVARNLIMKGTEMCPKSEDVWLEAARLQPGDTAKAVVAQAVRHLPQSVRIYIRAAELETDVRAKKRVLRKALENVSKSVRLWKTAVELEEPEDARIMLSRAVECCPTSVELWLALARLETYENARRVLNKARENIPTDRHIWITAAKLEEANGNTQMVDKIIDRAITSLRANGVEINREQWIQDAEECDKAGSVATCQAVIRAVIGIGIEEEDRKHTWMEDAESCVSHGALECARAIYAHALQVFPSKKSVWLRAAYFEKNHGTRESLEALLQRAVAHCPKAEVLWLMGAKSKWLAEDVPAARSILALAFQANPNSEEIWLAAVKLESENNEYERARRLLAKARSSAPTARVFMKSVKLEWVLGNIDAAQELCTEALKHYEDFPKLWMMRGQIEEQCENLDKAREAYNQGLKKCPHSVSLWLLLSRLEERVGQLTRARAILEKARLKNPQSPELWLESVRLEFRSGLKNIANTLMAKALQECPNSGILWAEAVFLEARPQRKTKSVDALKKCEHDPHVLLAVAKLFWSERKITKAREWFLRTVKIEPDLGDAWALFYKFELQHGTEEQQEEVRKRCENAEPRHGELWCAESKHVLNWQKKTGEILAQVASKIKNTF from the exons ATGGTTGGAGTAACGATGGCTGCAACCGCTACAAAACAAGCGACTAAAATTGTCAACAAAACATCTGCGGGAGGCACCGGGGCGGCGGGGGGCAGCGGTGCCCCGCCTATAATGCCCCTTGCCTCTCCGCTTATGGGGAAAAAGAAGAAGCCGTTTTTGGGCATGCCCGCTCCGCTGGGCTACGTCCCCGGTCTGGGCAGAGG TGCTACTGGTTTCACCACCCGATCTGATATCGGTCCTGCTCGTGATGCCAATGATCCAGTGGATGATCGACATGCACCCCCGGGGAAAAGGACTGTTGGGGACCAAATGAAAAAGAatcaggatgatgatgatgaggatttGAATGACACCAACTATGACGAG TTCAATGGCTATGCAGGTAGCTTGTTCTCCAGTGGGCCTTATGAGAAAGACGATGAAGAAGCAGATGCTATATACGCAGCACTGGACAAGAGGATGGACGAAAGACGCAAAGAAAGAAG GGAGCTGagagaaaaggaagaaattgAGAAATACCGTATGGAGCGACCCAAAATCCAGCAGCAATTCTCAGATCTGAAG AGGAAGTTAGCAGAGGTGTCGGAGGAGGAGTGGCTGAGCATCCCTGAAGTTGGAGATGCTAGGAACAAGAGACAGAGGAATCCTCGCTATGAGAAGCTCACCCCCGTCCCCGACAGCTTCTTCTCCAAACACCTGCAGAGCGGAGACAACCACACCTCTGTCGACCCTTTGCAAGGG CTGGGAGGCCTGAACACACCTTACCCAGGAAGCATGACCCCTGGCCTGATGACACCGGGAACAGGAGAACTGGATATGAGGAAAATTGGTCAGGCCAGGAACACTCTGATGGATATGAGGCTCAGTCAG GTGTCCGACTCAGTCAGTGGACAGACAGTAGTAGATCCAAAAGGTTATCTGACAGATCTTAACTCCATGATCCCCACTTATGGTGGAGACATCAG TGACATCAAGAAGGCTCGTCTGCTGCTGAAATCAGTCAGGGAGACCAACCCCCATCATCCGCCTGCCTGGATTGCTTCCGCCAGGCTTGAGGAGGTGACAGGCAAACTGCAAGTGGCCAGGAACCTGATCATGAAAGGCACAGAGATGTGTCCAAAG AGTGAGGATGTGTGGCTGGAGGCAGCCAGGCTCCAGCCAGGTGACACAGCCAAAGCCGTGGTAGCCCAGGCTGTTCGTCACCTGCCACAGTCTGTCCGCATCTACATCAGAGCCGCAGAGTTGGAGACAGATGTCAGAGCTAAGAAACGGGTCCTCAGGAAGG CCCTGGAGAATGTGTCGAAGTCGGTTCGACTGTGGAAGACTGCTGTTGAGCTGGAGGAACCGGAGGATGCCCGGATCATGCTCAGCAGAGCTGTGGAGTGTTGCCCTACAAGCGTGGAG CTGTGGCTGGCACTAGCCCGCTTAGAAACGTACGAGAACGCCCGTCGTGTCTTGAACAAAGCTCGAGAGAATATTCCCACTGACCGCCACATCTGGATCACTGCTGCTAAGTTGGAGGAGGCTAATGGCAACACTCAGATGGTGGACAAGATCATTGACAGAGCCATCACTTCTCTGCGAGCCAATGGCGTGGAAATCAACAGAGAACAGTGGATACAG GATGCAGAAGAGTGTGACAAAGCAGGCAGTGTGGCTACCTGCCAGGCAGTGATCAGGGCTGTCATTGGGATTGGCATTGAGGAGGAGGACCGCAAACATACCTGGATGGAGGACGCAGAGAGT tgtgtgtcCCATGGAGCACTGGAGTGCGCCAGGGCCATCTATGCCCATGCCCTGCAGGTGTTCCCCAGTAAGAAAAGCGTCTGGCTTCGAGCAGCCTACTTTGAGAAGAACCATGGCACCAG AGAGTCTCTGGAGGCTTTATTGCAAAGAGCCGTGGCTCACTGTCCAAAAGCAGAGGTCCTTTGGCTGATGGGAGCCAAGTCTAAGTGGCTGGCAGAGGATGTACCAGCAGCTAGAAGTATCCTTGCTCTGGCTTTCCAG GCTAACCCTAACAGTGAAGAGATTTGGCTCGCTGCAGTCAAACTGGAGTCTGAGAATAATGAGTATGAAAGAGCCCGTCGACTGCTGGCCAAGGCTCGCAGTAGTGCTCCAACAGCCAGG GTTTTTATGAAATCGGTGAAGTTGGAATGGGTTTTGGGAAACATAGACGCTGCCCAGGAGCTCTGCACTGAGGCCCTGAAACACTATGAGGACTTCCCCAAACTTTGGATGATGCGAGGCCAGATTGAGGAGCAGTGTGAAAATTTGGACAAGGCCAGAGAGGCCTATAACCAAGGG CTGAAGAAGTGTCCCCACTCGGTGTCCCTGTGGTTGCTGCTCTCTCGACTTGAAGAGAGAGTGGGACAGCTGACAAGGGCCAGAGCGATCCTTGAGAAGGCGCGACTCAAGAACCCACAGAGCCCTGAGCTGTG GTTGGAGTCTGTCAGACTGGAGTTCCGATCTGGACTGAAGAACATAGCCAACACACTGATGGCCAAAGCCCTGCAGGAGTGCCCAAATTCAG GCATCTTGTGGGCTGAGGCGGTGTTCTTGGAGGCCAGGCCCCAGAGGAAGACTAAGAGCGTGGACGCTTTGAAGAAGTGTGAACATGACCCCCATGTCTTGCTCGCTGTGGCAAA GTTGTTCTGGAGTGAGCGCAAGATCACCAAAGCCAGAGAGTGGTTCCTCAGGACAGTAAAGATTGAGCCAGACCTGGGAGATGCTTGGGCTCTCTTCTACAAGTTTGAGCTGCAGCATGGCACAGAG GAACAACAGGAAGAGGTGCGAAAGCGCTGCGAGAATGCAGAGCCCCGCCACGGGGAGCTTTGGTGTGCCGAGTCCAAACACGTCTTGAACTGGCAGAAGAAGACAGGAGAGATCTTAGCACAGGTAGCCAGCAAGATCAAGAACACATTCTGA
- the aar2 gene encoding protein AAR2 homolog, with protein sequence MASSSSSVNMDPNVAQRLFEEGAILVLLGVPKGTELGIDCKSWQVGPRFRGVKMIPPGLHFLHYCSVNSPSSGGQAGPKKGLFLSLKPKEILLANWDPKEEDLDFSASKNDEEVNRIRATLRELDPYLGPYPYEVMRKWVSLTDHLSEELAINLQPLTGRICAFCDVIPELEFRHTKDRAEQPRNDTACQSMKEGLNRLPKMKVREGTELRFSDIPEKPYPPGATPAEITRCSMDLSYALETVLEKNHKQQPLNLLGELQFAFVCFLLGNVYDCFEHWKSLLALLCRSEEAMRKRKELYLGLITMLYHQLGEIPPDFFVDIVSQNNFLTTTLQDFFQFATGPGVDGTLRKRAEKFKAHLTKKFRWDFDADLDDCAPVLVELPEGVTVD encoded by the exons atggccagcagcagcagcagtgtgaaCATGGATCCAAATGTTGCTCAGAGGCTGTTTGAAGAAGGAGCTATCCTGGTCCTGCTGGGTGTTCCTAAGGGTACAGAGCTTGGGATAGACTGCAAGAGCTGGCAGGTTGGTCCTCGCTTCCGAGGTGTGAAGATGATCCCCCCAGGACTACATTTCCTCCACTACTGCTCTGTTAACTCGCCAAGCAGTGGAGGACAAGCTGGTCCGAAAAAAGGCCTCTTCCTGTCTCTCAAACCCAAGGAAATCTTACTGGCGAACTGGGACCCCAAAGAAGAAGATCTTGACTTCTCGGCCTCCAAGAACGATGAGGAAGTGAACCGGATCCGGGCCACCTTGCGAGAGCTGGATCCCTATCTGGGCCCCTATCCCTATGAGGTGATGAGGAAGTGGGTGTCCCTTACTGACCATCTCAGTGAGGAGCTAGCCATCAACTTACAGCCTCTTACAGGTCGAATATGCGCCTTCTGTGATGTTATTCCTGAGCTTGAGTTCAGACACACCAAAGACAGGGCAGAGCAGCCCAGGAATGACACTGCCTGTCAGAGCATGAAAGAGGGACTTAACAGGCTTCCTAAGATGAAGGTGAGGGAGGGGACTGAGTTGCGCTTCTCTGATATCCCTGAGAAGCCCTACCCTCCTGGGGCTACACCGGCCGAAATCACCCGGTGCAGCATGGACCTGAGTTACGCCCTGGAGACTGTGCTGGAGAAGAACCACAAGCAGCAGCCGCTCAACTTGCTAG GTGAGCTGCAgtttgcttttgtgtgtttcttGCTTGGAAATGTGTATGACTGCTTCGAGCACTGGAAGAGTCTCCTGGCTCTGCTGTGCCGCTCAGAGGAGGCCATGAGGAAGCGTAAGGAACTGTATCTGGGGCTCATCACCATGCTCTACCACCAGCTGGGAGAAATCCCCCCTGACTTCTTTGTCGACATTGTGTCACAAAACAACTTCCTTACCACCACACTGCAG GACTTTTTCCAGTTTGCCACCGGACCTGGTGTGGATGGCACCCTGCGTAAGAGAGCGGAGAAGTTCAAAGCCCACCTGACCAAGAAATTCCGCTGGGATTTTGATGCAGACTTAGATGACTGTGCGCCTGTGCTGGTGGAGCTTCCAGAAGGTGTCACAGTGGACTGA